The genomic DNA aactttGTAGGCAGTATGATACACGAATCAATCTGGAacagatttaaataaaatttttattttgaaaatcaagtaACCTGCATGaagaatattgtttaaatatggaaaacgataaaaattctgaaaatgttCTGTACACATGTGTTTCTTgtgaaaaaacttttaaaagaaagagagatttaATAATACATGAAAGAATACactcaaaaaataaaccaCATATATGCactatatgtaaaaaaagttttactcAAATGGGAAATTTAAATGTGCATATCAAGATCCATGATACTGTGAAAGCTTTTAAATGCTTAATatgcgaaaaaagtttcaaaacAAATGGGCAATTAAAAGTACATCAAAGTATACATAAaggtttgaaaaattacagTTGTAATGAGTGTAATAAGAAGTTCTCCCAAATCAACATCTACAAACTCATAGATTGACACATACTGATCTATGTAACTTTACATGTCATATCTGTAATAAAACTTTTGTTAGAAAAGATGTTTTGGAAAAACATGTAAACTCACAACATCCTAAAAATGTTTACACATGTAATTATTGTAAGAGAACATAcgttaacaaaaaatatttggaaaaGCACATTATGGCTCATATGTCTGgaaaagttaaaattgtaaaaattcttaaaactcTAAGACCTCCAGTTTTATCTGTAcccttattataaaattattaattatactatatatacacaataaaaaaatatttgttcaaaAACATTGTActacttattttatttaattaattaacttatttttttgtttgaaatatATGTTGCCAAAAAGAACAACCCATAAAGTAAAAGATAATTACAGTTGAATCTAGCTTTACTAATTTTTACAGAAATTGATATTCAAAAAGTTACAGCGTAaggacaaaaaaaatgttcacaaCTATATTTTAATCTAGCACCTAATAAGGCAACTAGCTTCAGTACAGGCATTAAGTTTGGACAACAGAATAGTACAGGTTTTGTTCAATTACCTAAAATGGATGAGGGTCCCACTTATCAGTATGTTCCTATCACTCAAGAAATCGAAGGACCAACTCCTCCAGGATTAAGAGAGGTGCAGACACGGGGctatatttttaatgttaGAAAAGAGACTGAAGTAGAAAAGGCTGGTGGATTTGGAGCCAATATTGCTTGTTTGAGAGCATTACAAGAGGCCATATGGCTAGTCTATCATAATCCTTCAAAACCGTCACAAGAAGTTCCAACTACATGATGTTGAAAGTTGACTAGAATATTAAATAAGGACAGTGATAAGACAATAtcaacaaaatatttgttttgcaTCTTGGAGTATTAACATTCATATCCAAAGCTATCCATATATTGGTTCAATTGTCGAAAGATATTACTATAtgtatttacattatttattactaaaaTATCTCTGATGATAagtttacaattttttgtacaagaaaattttcaaatactgCTTTAGctgaaacaaaaatgaaatatgagTATCTATGTttagattatttttatcatcagtgtataataatttaataatatagtaCCTGTTGATGTATTTTTGAGTATAGCGGCTTTGTAAGCATTAAGTCCATTGGCATTAGTCATTGTTATATCCGCACCTCTTGTCAAAAGTTCATAACAAACATGTGGATGATCACCTTGCGCTCCATAAATCAAAGGTGTGTTTCCCTCCTGCGACAATGTATCatactattttattattaactttttcatAAATGTACGATTAAATTGAATatgaaaatatgtatatattaagcttttataaaataaaacaattatttctctaataaaatttataaaaacaagatacaACTTACATCTTTACTTGTATTAGAATCAGCACCATAATTCAAGAGCAATTTTACAACATCATGATGTCCATAAGCTGCAGCTAGATGCAAATGCGATTGACCATGAGATCCTTTGTAGTTTTTATCTGCCCCATTCTTTAGTAGAAGTGTTGCAC from Nasonia vitripennis strain AsymCx chromosome PSR unlocalized genomic scaffold, Nvit_psr_1.1 chrPSR_random0034, whole genome shotgun sequence includes the following:
- the LOC116418018 gene encoding ankyrin repeat family A protein 2-like, translated to MWAAGYGQLNSATLLLKNGADKNYKGSHGQSHLHLAAAYGHHDVVKLLLNYGADSNTSKDEGNTPLIYGAQGDHPHVCYELLTRGADITMTNANGLNAYKAAILKNTSTAKAVFENFLVQKIVNLSSEIF